A stretch of Cryptosporangium aurantiacum DNA encodes these proteins:
- a CDS encoding VOC family protein, whose product MSTPTTTEVVLAHAALHCNLNTVDLAAAEAFYTEALGLRARMRSISVSTDGTPMGLGPDTASTTAFLWDHRGPRAAPALELVGWERPATVPAETAPRGFVAVGFRVNSLPAAGDRLRSAGAAVDEVPPVPVRGSLRSALRTVDPDGVTVEIVEVADADDSTAALSHLRVYCTDLARATGWYEGIGFVVGATGAGTASVALPEDPTFSLELTEHPAAPQTDRAANTQGLYRIALAVDDVRAAHAVLAERTDGVPEPVFIPMPDIPTGGFTVLFLADPDGAVVELVERPRSAVRRPVLPV is encoded by the coding sequence ATGAGCACTCCGACGACCACCGAGGTCGTGCTGGCCCACGCGGCACTGCACTGCAACCTCAACACGGTCGACCTCGCCGCGGCCGAGGCGTTCTACACCGAGGCGCTGGGTTTGCGGGCGCGGATGCGGTCGATCAGCGTGAGCACGGACGGCACCCCGATGGGGCTCGGCCCCGACACGGCCAGCACCACTGCGTTTCTCTGGGACCACCGGGGGCCGCGCGCGGCCCCGGCCCTGGAGCTGGTCGGCTGGGAACGTCCGGCCACGGTGCCGGCCGAGACCGCGCCGCGAGGCTTCGTCGCCGTGGGCTTTCGGGTGAACTCGCTGCCGGCGGCAGGGGACCGGCTGCGCTCAGCGGGGGCCGCGGTCGACGAGGTGCCCCCGGTACCCGTGCGTGGCTCGCTCCGGTCCGCGCTGCGGACGGTCGACCCGGACGGCGTGACGGTCGAGATCGTCGAGGTCGCCGACGCCGACGACTCCACGGCGGCCCTCTCCCACCTGCGGGTGTACTGCACGGACCTGGCCCGGGCAACCGGCTGGTACGAGGGGATCGGGTTCGTGGTCGGCGCCACCGGCGCGGGTACGGCGTCGGTGGCGCTGCCTGAGGATCCGACGTTCTCCCTGGAACTCACCGAGCACCCGGCCGCGCCGCAGACCGACCGGGCCGCGAACACCCAGGGCCTCTACCGGATCGCGCTCGCCGTCGACGACGTCCGGGCGGCGCACGCGGTCCTGGCCGAGCGGACCGACGGCGTTCCCGAGCCGGTGTTCATCCCGATGCCCGACATACCGACCGGGGGATTCACCGTGCTGTTCCTCGCCGATCCGGACGGCGCCGTCGTGGAGCTGGTGGAGCGTCCGCGGTCGGCGGTGCGGCGGCCGGTACTGCCGGTATGA